The DNA region GCGCGGCGGCGCCTTCTACTCGGAGGCGGCCGTGGACCTGGCGTCCTCGCTGCTCGGCTCGGGCGGCTCCGCGGTGCAGGTGGTCAACACGTACAACAAGGGCACGCTGCCTTTCCTGCCGGACGACGCGGTGATCGAGGTGCAGGCCCGGGTCGACGGAACGGGCGCGACGCCGCTCGCCGTTCCCGAGCTGGACCCGCTCTACGCCGGTCTGATCGCCAACGTGACGGCGTACGAGGACCTCGCCCTGGAGGCCGCGCTGCGCGGTGGCCGGGACCGGGTGTTCAAGGCGCTGCTCGCGCACCCGTTGATCGGCCAGTTCGAGTACGCCGAGGCGCTCACCGACAAGCTGATCGCGCACAACCGGGAGCACCTGGCGTGGGCGTGAACGCTTCGGTCCTCGCGATCGATGCGGGGAACAGCAAGACCGACGTGGCACTGATCGGTGCGGACGGAACGGTGCTGTCGACGGCCCGGGGCGGTGGTTTCCAGCCGCCGGCCGTGGGCATCGAGACGGCCGTCGACGCCCTCGGCGCGGCCGTCGACCGGGCGCTGGAGCTCTCCCCCGAACCGGTCGGCTCCGTCGCGCACGTGTCCGCCTGTCTCGCCAACGCCGACCTCCCGGTGGAGGAGGAGCAGTTGGCGGCGGCGCTGCGCGCGCGGGGCTGGGGCGCCACCGTCGAGGTGCGCAACGACACCTTCGCGATACTGCGCGCGGGGGTGGACGAGCCGCGGGGTGTGGCGGTCGTCTGCGGTGCGGGGATCAACTGTGTCGGCATGGTGCCGGACGGGCGGACCGCGCGGTTCCCCGCCATAGGCCGGATTTCCGGTGACTGGGGCGGTGGCGCGGGGCTGGCCGAGGAGGCGATGTGGTTCGCCGCGCGGGCGGAGGACGGCCGCGGTGGGCCGACCGAGCTGGCGCACACGCTGCCCGCGCACTTCGGGCTCGGTTCGATGTACGCGCTGATCGAGGCGCTGCATCTGGGCGGGATCGAGTTCGAGCGCAGGCACGAGCTGGCTCCGGTGCTCTTCGCGACGGCGACGGCCGGGGATCCGGTGGCGGGCGCGCTGGTGGACCGGCTGGCGGAGGAGGTCGTCGCGATGGCCTCGGTCGCGCTGGGCCGGCTCGATCTGCTGGACGAGGAGGCGCCGGTGGTGCTGGGCGGCAGCGTACTGGCGGCCCGTCACCCGCAGTTGGAC from Streptomyces sp. NBC_01591 includes:
- a CDS encoding N-acetylglucosamine kinase, producing MGVNASVLAIDAGNSKTDVALIGADGTVLSTARGGGFQPPAVGIETAVDALGAAVDRALELSPEPVGSVAHVSACLANADLPVEEEQLAAALRARGWGATVEVRNDTFAILRAGVDEPRGVAVVCGAGINCVGMVPDGRTARFPAIGRISGDWGGGAGLAEEAMWFAARAEDGRGGPTELAHTLPAHFGLGSMYALIEALHLGGIEFERRHELAPVLFATATAGDPVAGALVDRLAEEVVAMASVALGRLDLLDEEAPVVLGGSVLAARHPQLDARIAELLAVRAPKAALRVVTQPPVLGAALLGLDHTGAAAAVHERLRAQYS